A window from Zingiber officinale cultivar Zhangliang chromosome 7A, Zo_v1.1, whole genome shotgun sequence encodes these proteins:
- the LOC122000004 gene encoding zinc finger protein ZAT12-like, whose translation MKRSSYRFGGEAKVDSINMANILMLLSRGGGVGGGGGGGGGGGDESRVFECKTCNRHFPSFQALGGHRASHKKPRMVSGDNSGGYVAAKPRIHECSVCGLEFAVGQALGGHMRRHRASSSQAQGSTTLFSRGPAPAEPAREVAVAEQEARKVVLDLNFPPLENDVDLKLGLGLNLESADN comes from the coding sequence ATGAAGAGATCATCGTATCGATTTGGAGGAGAAGCCAAGGTCGACAGCATCAACATGGCCAACATCCTCATGCTCTTGTCTCGCGGCGGCGGCGTTGGCGGCGGAGgcggaggaggaggcggcggcggcgacgaGAGTCGCGTGTTCGAGTGCAAGACGTGCAACCGCCACTTCCCGTCGTTCCAGGCGCTGGGCGGGCACCGCGCGAGCCACAAGAAGCCGCGGATGGTCTCTGGCGACAACAGCGGCGGCTATGTGGCGGCGAAGCCGAGGATTCACGAGTGCTCTGTCTGCGGGCTCGAGTTCGCAGTCGGCCAGGCGCTGGGCGGACACATGCGGCGCCACCGGGCGTCGTCGTCACAAGCGCAAGGGTCGACGACGTTGTTTTCGCGTGGCCCAGCGCCGGCGGAGCCGGCCAGAGAGGTGGCAGTGGCGGAGCAGGAGGCCAGAAAGGTGGTGTTGGACTTGAACTTCCCGCCCTTGGAGAATGACGTCGATCTCAAACTGGGCTTGGGATTGAATTTGGAGAGTGCCGATAATTAA